In Drosophila santomea strain STO CAGO 1482 chromosome 2L, Prin_Dsan_1.1, whole genome shotgun sequence, a single window of DNA contains:
- the LOC120445319 gene encoding mucin-5AC isoform X4, whose translation MKYSTGRRNILCLLGLCLLLLKTGPTEAQSKRPSRVTSSRSFGTNVKPNTSNGPSFDCPEEFGYYPHPSDCTQYYVCVFGGALLESCTGGLMYSHDLQTCDWPRNVGCELVDTSSERSPAQSQAQSQREPHAQHVPSRIRFGSAFGSQGGTQKAATVPPQYHRSPPQVIQAQVQNIPPPPPELRVSPNPVITSRGQPKPLIDSQEDIAKLYADAQESLPPVEEEESDRQQRVYRGQPSTVSQVQRDRDGIIHQASINSIPQSGKIGSYAFGTAYSENLQDDQTIELSHNRLDENRQRNRRDLSAQPTKISGKEPTAEKNHKNSNCSSDVLEHDSLIGLSVCTETSNNSNSSQERLEDNAPAASGLRKYSSKIPQLKSETAMEFDYEQIPGEDSQLMEGHGDEDDVATGESKRRPRQLRPISHTSLKWPGQNYRAIDAPPSPPISQQTGYSFGSYNPYLTPPNPVHNQPPYGNPNYNHLPGYHSYVHQQQQLASAGPLTQKKQKVAYTGYNLSLPPPSLEDDFRPIAGNYYEAAGAAQASPRSPNNLQHHSNAGDLLPYLIQQLKELKEQRKHLQSDNFAYFRLENQPVSPVPTHGVTPVPTISTTYYSPVDPSKMSQQVTPSGQYSTMGGFYNNQKPGQTPLNPNYPGKLVSQYSIASNGHGSTTESNYFQYNIVANQKMKGVFSTAPPNQIGHSAVKVTPPVTPLQVTQSINVVSAPNLAYKIPNRLQQAPLYDFSHLPVGISYANNSTIPESYQTFTKSVSTSETLLPDVPTTTPKSKLTNFQFDINEFMANLKDSDLASVNPAVNPLIKYFKELSTDDNGNTNVPNPIVGRRPVTGSTSTLNNTATTTQEAITPNPPASKNRIRPEPTPPTRSTPTTIRTLKGYENFIKGIQNQLNARNSSQSPAYSTSTTSMRMPTTTTIKSVDYYDEDYEEDEDILPPSQMPPYMPVSETMAPPRRNLATAKPNTESPGKGRINFQTGFLEATTTRRPFPSFTKLNQASAEADVPSFISFPSDIFQELKQRLPKLPESNTPQSSSKLLTTPRSVRPTAHPRPISSTTEQQSTRVRFTTIRPRIRGQQKWMTASPVHEQKEINNHTENSPVVLSSSKQSNPGGLPLNSIHAGSSPERHRDIEYQQQQPQEQQQAPTPQYQSTVRQQQPHATYRPLELSATPKPPSYANQPAYVSDYDEDINGQIEQDNAYDQPTRAPQSSKAHANKSYKQHIPDKSKTTTKASSTSHTTTTSSTPFPNYLTYSSNPFLKSKLQHVAKSLARLVSSSQPRTNFTSYPQAQNLTNSPRQSTSSESIPDKVTVPAQIIALIPPPTTTQRPLVKDSSGNNNLENVEAVFDESHTINQTVKLPKSRSFETSTSAKFLDFINAAAYGTSPSGNRLNEVPDKLVNRDISFRDKDISYESSSRKPEPLSKYFQKYVDSDVPPQSFKVPTNIGVRLPTEEMESASTTRPSKPIQYSLQSGSQGFSLRAELRERNVSDPIIARTNSFSSTTTTTSPKTLADLFQQYVDIKPTTYAPPLLIWRSGRPVIQQAHHRPTVASSSTSTSVTTTTSAPTTSKDEVESSSTSRAITASKSVAQPSRELDFLPRPNYMARSGYLKNSPNRVTANPAMNFVSPYKSLENLLHEERQHQHHHLRTTTRPRYTNAPAFPEFLQTTAKSPKNLFMTASIRNSSQDVLATMETGNARNFSVSDAILSTFSPQRPAPSMLRTTSTTSTTTTTTTTTTMKPHPLERTSTEVPTTVSAVVASSAIHISQAPKRARGRSRYTAATSNSLGDSVDEPTTYAPKLRLPGGYDPIPFPKRKPQRVQVIGNQRSLLSGPTAKQHEKYTVFKDALQAKDSALSAPNVLSNSLKHKPIENEASASDEPRAEALISKPLEARHQNGINEKETAMDYSSTEHVVSITERPTVKFLYSNKYRQQTAEHTLADSLQNSGYLTSPNGSLQKFRSANVLDQLRQFLSGSDSNSNSDESGNSQFVDEYSLPELRSAIGEIKQLYFPTDRPVTTTLKSSTSTLHPNTTPFATLSPIRSKAESVLPSLNILTANSISTERTTPSTPDFSTPITLKAPPVSLTTAPTIPTATATPSPFAPHTARASRVNNVIKSSIAAAALGPSTSTYQPPVSAGKTQKFKIGFATNNKNHQLQTSSVNQNGPAASASVKCSDSTLNAKCNEISSRNSNRNRGSAMYSNQDRDLQSTPNRGTHPPRTRPTLKPSGTIVSKAQEFVDIYRYPPTRPDPIYPQPTPDKTAAKCRKDVCLLPDCYCGGRDIPGGLNASDTPQFVLMTFDDAVNTINIDLYEELFNNKSRKNPNGCSWRGTFYLSHEWTDYGMVQDLYSQGHEMASHSVSASDHSLHRYLVRALLKGLLSTYIPCYDVRTFFTHISSALLGELPVESIPQIVLLTFDDSVNDLNKQLYTDLFEKGRVNPNGCPITATFYVSHEWTDYSQVQNLYADGHEMASHTVSHSFGEQFSQKKWTREIAGQREILAAYGGVKMSDVRGMRAPFLSVGGNKMYKMLYDSNFTYDSSMPVYENRPPSWPYTLDYKIFHDCMIPPCPTRSYPGVWQVPMVMWQDLNGGRCSMGDACSNPSDADGVTKMIMKNFERHYTTNRAPFGLFYHAAWFTQPHHKEGFIKFLDAINAMQDVWIITNWQALQWVRDPTPISRINSFQPFQCDYSDRPKRCNNPKVCNLWHKSGVRYMKTCQPCPDIYPWTGKSGIRSSRIDNEVEEPTA comes from the exons gACCCACAGAGGCACAGAGTAAACGACCCTCACGCGTAACCAGCTCCCGCAGCTTCGGCACCAACGTCAAGCCCAACACCTCCAATGGCCCTAGTTTCGACTGCCCCGAGGAGTTCGGATACTATCCGCACCCATCGGACTGCACCCAGTACTACGTGTGCGTCTTTGGAGGAGCGCTTCTTGAGAGTTGCACTGGTGGCCTGATGTACTCGCACGACCTGCAGACCTGCGACTGGCCGCGAAACGTCGGCTGTGAGTTGGTGGACACATCCTCCGAGCGCAGCCCTGCACAAAGCCAAGCCCAGAGCCAAAGGGAACCCCATGCGCAGCACGTGCCGAGCCGAATACGCTTTGGATCCGCTTTCGGCAGTCAGGGTGGCACGCAGAAGGCGGCCACCGTGCCGCCACAGTACCATCGTTCTCCACCACAGGTAATCCAGGCGCAGGTCCAGAACATACCGCCTCCTCCACCGGAGCTGCGAGTGTCACCAAACCCGGTCATCACGTCGCGTGGCCAACCAAAACCTCTGATCGACTCCCAGGAGGACATTGCAAAG CTGTATGCCGATGCGCAGGAATCGTTGCCGCCTGTGGAAGAAGAGGAGTCCGACCGTCAGCAGAGAGTGTATCGAGGCCAACCAAGTACTGTTAGTCAAGTTCAACGCGATCGCGATGGTATTATTCACCAAGCTAGTATAAATTCTATTCCTCAAAGTGGAAAAATCGGATCTTACGCTTTTGGGACCGCCTATAG CGAAAACCTGCAGGACGACCAGACGATCGAACTGTCCCACAACCGACTTGATGAAAATAGGCAGCGCAATCGCCGCGACCTTAGTGCCCAGCCGACGAAAATTTCCGGTAAGGAACCTACAGCAGAAAAAAATCACAAGAACTCAAATTGTTCAAGCGATGTATTGGAGCATGACAGTCTAATCGGGCTCTCTGTTTGTACTGAGACTTCAAATAACTCAAACAGTTCACAAGAACGCTTAGAAGATAATGCGCCGGCAGCTAGTGGGCTGCGTAAATACTCTTCAAAAATCCCTCAGCTAAAGAGCGAAACCGCAATGGAATTCGACTACGAACAAATTCCTGGCGAAGACAGCCAGTTGATGGAAGGACATGGAGACGAGGATGATGTGGCCACGGGTGAGTCGAAGAGACGACCGCGCCAGTTGCGACCCATTTCTCATACATCATTGAAGTGGCCGGGCCAAAACTACCGCGCCATTGACGCACCCCCTTCCCCACCGATTTCTCAGCAAACGGGATACAGCTTTGGAAGCTATAATCCATACCTCACGCCACCCAATCCTGTCCATAACCAACCGCCTTACGGCAACCCCAACTATAATCACCTACCCGGCTACCACTCATACgtgcatcagcagcaacaattggcTTCCGCTGGTCCACTCACTCAGAAAAAGCAGAAAGTGGCCTACACCGGCTACAATCTGTCTTTGCCTCCACCATCGCTGGAGGATGACTTTCGTCCCATTGCGGGCAACTACTACGAAGCTGCCGGTGCAGCTCAAGCTAGTCCGCGTTCGCCTAACAACCTACAGCACCATTCTAACGCTGGCGACCTACTTCCTTATCTGATACAACAGTTGAAGGAGCTAAAAGAACAGCGCAAGCACCTTCAGAGTGATAACTTTGCGTACTTCCGATTGGAAAATCAGCCAGTGAGCCCGGTTCCCACTCATGGAGTCACACCCGTACCCACAATTAGCACCACTTACTACTCCCCAGTAGACCCGTCAAAGATGTCACAACAGGTTACACCAAGCGGTCAGTACAGCACAATGGGCGGATTCTACAACAACCAAAAACCTGGTCAAACCCCCTTAAATCCCAACTATCCCGGAAAGTTGGTATCCCAGTATAGTATTGCCTCTAACGGACATGGCAGCACGACGGAGAGCAACTACTTTCAATACAATATTGTTGCTAACCAAAAGATGAAAGGTGTCTTTAGCACCGCTCCGCCAAACCAGATCGGCCATTCTGCAGTTAAAGTTACGCCACCAGTCACGCCGCTGCAGGTGACTCAGAGTATTAACGTGGTGTCTGCCCCAAATTTGGCCTACAAAATACCTAATCGTCTGCAGCAAGCCCCACTTTATGACTTCTCACACCTTCCCGTAGGTATTAGCTACGCCAACAACAGCACTATTCCAGAATCCTACCAAACTTTCACAAAGTCTGTCAGCACATCAGAAACGCTGCTGCCAGATGTGCCCACTACAACGCCTAAGTCAAAGCTCACAAACTTTCAGTTTGACATCAACGAGTTCATGGCTAATCTTAAGGACAGCGATTTGGCCAGTGTCAACCCGGCCGTAAATCCGTTGATCAAGTATTTTAAAGAGTTAAGTACCGACGACAACGGAAATACAAATGTGCCCAATCCGATAGTTGGTCGACGCCCCGTAACTGGCAGTACCAGCACCTTGAACAACACAGCTACGACCACCCAGGAAGCCATCACGCCGAACCCACCAGCGTCCAAAAATCGGATAAGACCCGAGCCGACACCACCGACACGAAGCACTCCCACTACAATTAGGACTCTGAAAGGCTACGAAAACTTCATAAAGGGCATACAGAACCAACTCAACGCGCGAAACTCTAGCCAAAGTCCCGCCTACAGCACATCAACCACTTCTATGCGAATGCCAACCACCACGACCATCAAGAGCGTCGACTATTATGACGAGGATTACGAAGAGGATGAAGACATATTGCCTCCGTCTCAAATGCCCCCTTATATGCCAGTGTCCGAGACCATGGCCCCTCCCCGCCGAAATTTGGCTACGGCAAAGCCCAATACTGAGTCGCCAGGAAAGGGGCGAATCAACTTCCAGACGGGCTTCCTAGAGGCAACGACAACTCGACGTCCGTTCCCCAGCTTCACCAAGCTGAACCAAGCAAGTGCTGAAGCCGACGTGCCTTCATTTATCAGCTTTCCCAGTGACATCTTCCAAGAGCTAAAGCAGCGGCTGCCCAAGCTCCCAGAATCCAACACCCCACAATCCAGTTCCAAACTACTTACAACTCCACGCAGTGTGCGCCCAACAGCCCATCCAAGGCCTATCTCCTCCACCACAGAGCAGCAGTCAACTCGAGTGCGTTTTACAACAATCCGACCACGCATACGAGGACAACAAAAATGGATGACGGCTTCTCCAGTCCATGAacaaaaggaaataaataacCATACTGAAAACAGTCCCGTTGTCTTAAGCTCAAGCAAGCAAAGCAATCCGGGCGGCCTCCCACTGAACTCAATACATGCCGGCTCAAGCCCAGAAAGACACAG GGATATAGAgtaccaacagcagcagccacaggagcagcagcaagcacCTACCCCCCAGTATCAGTCAACAGTGCGCCAGCAGCAGCCCCACGCAACATACCGCCCCTTAGAGCTCTCGGCCACTCCGAAGCCCCCCTCTTACGCCAACCAGCCAGCATACGTCTCGGACTATGACGAGGATATTAATGGTCAG ATTGAGCAGGATAATGCGTACGATCAGCCCACACGTGCTCCTCAAAG CTCGAAAGCGCATGCAAATAAGTCATATAAACAACATATTCCTGACAAGTCAAAAACAACTACAAAAGCTTCCAGTACCTCTCATACGACCACGACCAGCTCCACACCTTTCCCAAATTACCTTACTTATAGTTCAAATCCTTTTCTCAAATCGAAACTACAACACGTTGCTAAATCATTGGCAAGGCTAGTCTCAAGCAGTCAACCTAGGACAAATTTCACCAGTTACCCTCAAGCTCAGAACCTTACAAACTCTCCTCGCCAGTCCACAAGTTCGGAATCAATCCCTGATAAAGTTACCGTTCCCGCTCAAATTATTGCCCTAATTcccccacccaccaccacgCAAAGGCCCCTGGTAAAGGACAGCTCCGGTAATAACAACCTGGAGAACGTTGAGGCTGTCTTTGACGAGAGTCACACAATTAATCAGACGGTTAAACTGCCCAAGAGTCGCTCCTTTGAAACCAGCACATCGGCAAAGTTCCTAGATTTTATTAATGCCGCCGCGTATGGTACAAGCCCGAGTGGCAATCGTCTGAATGAAGTGCCAGATAAACTTGTTAACAGGGATATTTCTTTTCGAGACAAGGACATCTCGTACGAGTCGAGCTCACGGAAACCGGAGCCCCTGTCCAAATATTTTCAGAAATACGTCGATTCTGATGTGCCTCCACAAAGTTTTAAAGTTCCCACAAACATTGGAGTGCGATTGCCGACGGAAGAAATGGAAAGCGCAAGCACAACGCGACCAAGTAAGCCCATACAATATAGTCTTCAAAGTGGATCGCAAGGTTTTAGTTTGCGTGCCGAGCTAAGAGAACGTAATGTGTCGGATCCAATAATTGCAAGGACGAATAGTTTTTCCtccaccacaaccacaactAGCCCAAAAACACTGGCTGACTTATTTCAGCAGTACGTGGACATCAAACCTACAACATACGCTCCACCTCTTCTCATTTGGCGTAGTGGAAGACCAGTCATTCAACAGGCCCATCATAGACCTACAGTCGCAAGTTCCAGCACATCTACTAGTGTCACTACAACTACATCTGCTCCTACAACTTCTAAAGATGAAGTCGAATCCAGCAGCACTAGCAGGGCCATTACCGCATCAAAATCGGTGGCTCAGCCTAGCCGAGAACTAGATTTTCTACCAAGACCGAATTATATGGCACGTTCCGGTTATTTAAAAAACAGCCCAAATCGAGTAACAGCCAACCCTGCGATGAATTTTGTATCACCGTACAAAAGCCTAGAGAACTTGCTTCATGAAGAACGCCAGCACCAGCATCACCATCTGCGGACAACCACTAGACCCCGCTACACAAATGCACCTGCCTTTCCGGAGTTCCTCCAGACTACGGCGAAGTCACCAAAGAATCTCTTTATGACGGCGTCTATTAGGAACTCTAGTCAAGATGTTTTGGCCACGATGGAGACCGGAAACGCACGTAACTTCAGTGTCAGCGACGCTATACTCAGCACATTCAGTCCTCAGCGTCCTGCTCCAAGTATGCTGCGAACCACTAGCACTACCAGTAccacgacgacaacaacaacaactactacGATGAAACCACATCCCCTTGAAAGAACTTCGACTGAGGTTCCAACAACGGTTTCCGCCGTGGTCGCTTCCTCAGCCATCCACATTTCACAGGCCCCAAAGCGTGCCCGTGGGCGCTCTCGATACACGGCGGCCACTTCAAACAGTCTCGGGGACAGCGTGGACGAGCCCACGACTTATGCACCCAAGCTTAGATTGCCCGGCGGATATGATCCCATTCCGTTTCCTAAACGAAAGCCGCAACGAGTGCAAGTGATCGGCAATCAAAGGTCTTTATTGAGTGGACCAACAGCAAAGCAACATGAAAAGTATACGGTATTTAAGGACGCACTGCAAGCCAAAGATTCCGCCCTTAGCGCACCAAATGTTCTTAGCAACTCGCTGAAACATAAACCAATCGAAAATGAAGCTAGCGCTTCGGATGAGCCAAGAGCTGAGGCTTTAATTAGCAAGCCTTTGGAGGCCAGGCATCAGAATGGCATAAACGAAAAAGAAACTGCGATGGACTACAGCTCCACTGAACACGTGGTATCGATAACAGAACGTCCAACTGTCAAGTTCCTTTACTCAAACAAATACCGACAGCAAACTGCGGAGCACACTCTAGCAGACAGTCTTCAGAACTCAGGGTATTTAACATCGCCAAACGGGTCGTTACAGAAGTTCCGATCCGCCAACGTCCTTGACCAACTGAGGCAGTTTCTTTCCGGCAGtgacagcaacagcaatagcgATGAGAGCGGGAATTCCCAATTCGTTGATGAGTACTCACTGCCCGAATTAAGGTCCGCCATCGGTGAGATCAAGCAGCTTTACTTTCCCACCGACCGACCAGTAACGACCACTTTAAAATCAAGCACGTCTACGCTGCATCCTAATACCACGCCTTTTGCGACACTATCTCCAATCCGATCCAAGGCAGAATCCGTTTTGCCCTCTCTTAACATCTTGACCGCTAATTCGATTTCAACAGAAAGAACAACACCAAGCACTCCCGATTTTAGTACCCCTATAACCCTAAAAGCCCCACCAGTTTCTTTGACAACCGCCCCCACTATTCCCACCGCTACAGCTACACCCTCCCCATTTGCACCGCACACTGCGCGCGCTTCGAGGGTGAATAATGTCATTAAGTCGTCGATTGCTGCCGCTGCCCTAGGCCCTAGCACCTCAACCTATCAGCCACCAGTGTCAGCGGGTAAAACCCAAAAGTTCAAAATCGGCTTCGCTACCAACAATAAAAACCACCAACTCCAAACAAGCAGCGTCAACCAAAATGGCCCCGCAGCCTCAGCCTCGGTGAAGTGCTCCGATAGCACACTAAACGCCAAATGCAACGAGATCTCTTCAAG AAACAGCAATAGAAACCGGGGCAGTGCCATGTACAGCAATCAGGATAGAGACTTGCAATCCACGCCCAACCGCGGAACTCACCCACC aCGAACACGCCCCACGCTTAAGCCATCGGGCACAATTGTATCAAAGGCTCAAGAGTTTGTGGATATATACCGGTACCCACCGACCCGCCCCGACCCCATTTACCCACAGCCTACACCCGATAAAACGGCCGCCAAGTGCCGAAAGGACGTATGCCTTTTGCCAGACTGTTATTGCGGAGGAAGGGATATTCCTG GCGGATTGAACGCCTCAGATACTCCGCAATTTGTACTTATGACGTTTGATGATGCTGTCAACACCATTAATATTGACTTGTACGAGGAACTCTTTAATAATAAGTCGCGGAAAAATCCGAACGGCTGTTCGTGGCGCGGAACTTTTTACCTATCTCACGAGTGGACGGACTACGGCATGGTACAGGATTTGTACTCACAAGGGCATGAAATGGCTTCCCACAGCGTTTC CGCCTCTGATCACAGTCTACATCGGTATCTTGTTCGCGCTTTGCTAAAAGGGTTGCTCTCTACATATATCCCCTGCTATGATGTTCGTACTTTTTTCACCCACATTTCATCTGCATTGTTAGGCGAACTACCTGTTGAAAGCATCCCTCAGATCGTTCTCTTGACCTTTGACGATTCCGTTAATGACCTAAACAAGCAGTTATACACGGATCTGTTTGAGAAAGGTCGCGTCAATCCAAACGGCTGTCCCATCACAGCCACTTTTTACGTTTCCCACGAGTGGACTGACTACAGTCAAGTACAGAATCTTTACGCCGATGGACATGAAATGGCCTCGCATACAGTTTC CCACAGCTTTGGCGAGCAGTTCTCGCAGAAGAAGTGGACCCGTGAAATTGCCGGACAGCGAGAGATCCTTGCTGCGTACGGCGGTGTCAAGATGTCGGATGTTCGAGGCATGCGTGCTCCTTTCCTGTCGGTGGGCGGAaacaaaatgtacaaaatgcTGTACGACTCAAACTTCACCTACGACTCTTCCATGCCTGTCTACGAGAACCGACCACCCTCCTGGCCCTACACGCTCGACTACAAGATATTCCACGACTGCATGATTCCACCTTGCCCTACCCGTTCTTATCCTGGTGTTTGGCAAGTACCCATGGTTATGTGGCAGGACCTAAACGGAGGCCGCTGTTCTATGGGCGACGCTTGCTCCAACCCCAGTGATGCAGATGGAGTGACAAAGATGATTATGAAGAATTTTGAGCGCCATTACACCACAAACAG AGCACCGTTTGGGTTGTTCTACCACGCAGCATGGTTTACCCAGCCCCATCACAAGGAGGGCTTTATAAAATTCCTCGATGCCATCAATGCGATGCAAGATGTGTGGATCATAACCAACTGGCAAGCGCTACAATGGGTGCGAGACCCTACACCGATATCGCGCATTAACTCATTCCAACCATTTCAGTGCGATTATTCG GATCGACCAAAACGCTGCAACAACCCGAAAGTGTGTAATTTGTGGCACAAGTCCGGCGTCCGATACATGAAAACGTGTCAGCCCTGCCCCGACATCTACCCCTGGACTGGAAAATCTGGAATCCGATCTTCCCGAATCGATAATGAAGTTGAGGAGCCGACGGCGTAA